One part of the Anguilla anguilla isolate fAngAng1 chromosome 11, fAngAng1.pri, whole genome shotgun sequence genome encodes these proteins:
- the rab5if gene encoding uncharacterized protein RAB5IF: MTSSSKRKEEVHLANGAVKQSTWSKVFNSSAVWEEKDEFLDVIYWFRQIIAVILGVIWGIAPLKGFLGIAIFCVINAGLLYVYFSSFQQVDEEEYGGTWELTKEGFMTSFALFLVVWIIFYTALHYD, encoded by the exons ATGACGAGCAGCtcaaaaaggaaagaagaagTTCATTTGGCCAATGGGGCCGTAAAACAGTCCACATGGAGTAAAGTGTTCAATAGTAGCGCCGTATGGGAAGAGAAg gaTGAATTTTTAGATGTAATTTACTGGTTTCGGCAAATCATTGCTGTTATCCTTGGAGTGATCTGGGGAATTGCACCACTGAAAGGATTTTTGGGAATAGCCAT ATTCTGCGTCATCAACGCTGGCCTCCTGTATGTCTACTTCAGCAGTTTCCAACAGGTGGATGAGGAGGAATATGGAGGGACATGGGAGCTCACCAAAGAGGGCTTCATGACCTCCTTTGCTTTATTCCTG GTGGTATGGATAATATTTTACACGGCACTACATTATGACTGA